The Sphingomonas alpina genome has a segment encoding these proteins:
- a CDS encoding aldo/keto reductase, which produces MVGSAYFLPFPGRQRMISVIRDAVERGVTFFDTAEVYGPFTNEEVVGEALAPFRNKVAIATKFGFAFRDGKETGRNSRPDHIKQAVEGSLRRLKVDAIDLLYQHRVDPDVPIEDVAGAVKDLIQAGKVKHYGLSEPGPNTLRRAHAELPVSAVQNEYSLLERSPEGQILSICEELGIGFVPWGPLARGFLTGRFGEGTRFASDDWRSTIPRFFPDNMKGNMALFAVVDAWAKRKGITPAQFSLAWLMAQKPWIVPIPGTTDPWHLAENLGAAAVTFSTADLQQIAADLARAPVIGPRVLDPSTSANGVEARQR; this is translated from the coding sequence ATGGTGGGCAGCGCCTATTTCCTGCCGTTTCCCGGTCGCCAGAGGATGATTTCGGTAATCCGCGATGCCGTCGAGCGCGGCGTGACCTTCTTCGACACCGCCGAGGTCTATGGCCCCTTCACCAACGAGGAGGTCGTGGGCGAAGCACTCGCGCCCTTCAGGAACAAGGTGGCGATCGCCACAAAATTCGGTTTCGCGTTCCGGGACGGCAAGGAGACCGGACGGAACAGCCGACCGGACCATATCAAGCAAGCCGTGGAAGGTTCACTCAGGCGCCTGAAGGTCGACGCGATCGATCTGCTCTATCAGCATCGCGTCGATCCGGACGTCCCGATCGAAGATGTCGCGGGGGCGGTGAAGGACCTGATCCAGGCGGGCAAGGTCAAGCATTACGGTCTCTCCGAACCCGGTCCCAACACGTTGCGTCGCGCCCATGCCGAGCTTCCGGTCTCAGCCGTGCAGAACGAGTATTCGCTGCTGGAACGCAGTCCAGAGGGGCAGATCCTGTCGATCTGCGAGGAGCTGGGGATCGGATTTGTGCCCTGGGGGCCGCTGGCGCGAGGGTTCCTCACCGGCAGGTTCGGCGAAGGGACACGCTTCGCCTCCGATGACTGGCGCTCGACGATCCCGCGCTTCTTCCCCGACAATATGAAGGGAAACATGGCGCTATTCGCTGTCGTGGACGCGTGGGCCAAACGCAAGGGTATCACACCGGCGCAATTCTCGCTTGCCTGGCTGATGGCGCAAAAGCCGTGGATCGTGCCGATCCCCGGTACCACCGACCCGTGGCATCTGGCCGAGAATCTCGGCGCGGCCGCCGTCACCTTCTCGACGGCGGACCTGCAGCAGATCGCAGCCGACCTGGCCAGGGCGCCCGTCATCGGACCTCGTGTGCTCGACCCGTCGACATCGGCGAACGGGGTCGAAGCCAGGCAGCGCTAG
- a CDS encoding SMP-30/gluconolactonase/LRE family protein yields MKLYNMRVAAAALFLILSGVAHAQQGNTTLAYDAANRGPVPIPPSEIGLQTVTAEPWLSLAGQRLFLEGAVFDKANDLLFVDMFSGRVLKVDPSKSVSTVVERNTIVPTGLAVHRDGRLFLAGVGNMRSGSVVAFRADGRGRAEIIPPGAGYVPDDLVFDSVGGFYFADFKGTSTQSTGGVYYASPDGRISPILPNLSAANGVALSPDGKTLWVTEYARNVLHRVTLADATTVAPVGTAIAYHFTGPSPDGLRVDADGNVYAAMFHQGRILVFNRNGLPIGQILIPGRDEGRFLLTTSLAFKPGTNEIYIVATDGEGSAGATIFRASGFAKAAIPFSHR; encoded by the coding sequence ATGAAGCTGTATAATATGCGCGTCGCTGCGGCGGCCCTGTTCCTTATATTGTCTGGGGTCGCACACGCCCAGCAAGGTAATACTACGCTCGCCTACGACGCCGCAAACCGAGGCCCGGTGCCGATACCGCCGTCCGAAATCGGCCTGCAGACGGTCACTGCGGAGCCCTGGCTGTCCTTGGCTGGTCAGCGCCTTTTTCTGGAAGGTGCGGTCTTCGACAAGGCGAACGACCTGCTGTTCGTGGATATGTTCAGTGGCCGGGTTTTGAAGGTCGATCCGAGCAAATCCGTATCGACCGTCGTGGAAAGGAACACCATCGTTCCGACCGGACTCGCGGTTCACCGGGATGGGCGTCTGTTTCTGGCCGGTGTGGGGAACATGCGCTCCGGCAGCGTCGTCGCATTCCGAGCCGATGGCCGCGGTCGTGCCGAGATCATCCCGCCAGGCGCAGGTTACGTCCCGGATGATCTGGTATTCGATAGCGTAGGCGGCTTCTACTTCGCGGATTTCAAGGGCACATCCACCCAGTCCACCGGAGGTGTCTATTACGCTTCCCCGGACGGGCGGATCTCGCCGATCCTGCCAAACCTTTCCGCCGCGAATGGCGTCGCATTGTCACCGGACGGAAAGACCCTCTGGGTCACGGAATATGCGCGAAACGTGCTGCACCGCGTAACGCTTGCCGACGCCACGACCGTAGCGCCGGTGGGCACGGCGATCGCCTATCACTTCACCGGGCCGTCGCCAGACGGCCTGCGAGTGGATGCCGACGGCAATGTGTATGCCGCCATGTTCCACCAGGGCCGTATACTCGTTTTCAATCGCAATGGCTTGCCAATTGGTCAAATTCTTATCCCCGGACGGGACGAGGGCCGGTTTCTCCTCACGACCAGCCTGGCGTTCAAGCCCGGCACGAATGAAATCTATATCGTCGCCACCGACGGTGAGGGTTCGGCTGGAGCAACCATATTCCGTGCTTCAGGCTTTGCGAAAGCTGCAATCCCGTTCTCGCACCGATGA